One segment of Salvia splendens isolate huo1 chromosome 20, SspV2, whole genome shotgun sequence DNA contains the following:
- the LOC121781557 gene encoding AP2-like ethylene-responsive transcription factor BBM, with product MSNWLGFSLSPQDQQNPPQSLSCFDLPFDSAIPILDSNPHSQDWKMNDLNTNIVSRSSSQNLEDKNRPKLENFLGVNHQEHKNQLTMHEDSASNNGNNGNKMGNAAVESVPRRSIDTFGQRTSIYRGVTRHRWTGRYEAHLWDNSCRREGQSRKGRQVYLGGYDNEDKAARAYDLSALKYWGTTTTTNFPISNYEKEIEGMKNMTRQEFVASIRRKSSGFSRGASIYRGVTRHHQQGRWQARIGRVAGNKDLYLGTFSTEEEAAEAYDVAAIKFRGLSAVTNFEVNRYDVKSILESSTLPIRGAAKRLKDAENAEMAMDLYRASEKNLNMHLTEGQMSGFGSANTHQWPTVAFQQSQPLSMYPYAHQMLWCKQEHDPYVGHAYNEINHQLHLGNTHNFMQPSLLHNITGLDSSNIEQSPGSNSNSYGDGSMVPAVGALIVQDGNQRHGNGYFLGNDEGKFLDYETMFRSADAHNQARNLHHQSQDPSSNLAKATNNLYDQGSTSTTRIPSVVPTGLAAARAKNGAGNQVASTFSVERHMKLGLTAA from the exons ATGTCTAATTGGTTGGGATTCTCTCTGTCTCCTCAAGATCAACAAAACCCTCCTCAAAGTTTATCATGCTTTGATCTCCCTTTTGATTCAGCCATTCCAATTCTTGACTCAAACCCTCACTCTCAAG ATTGGAAGATGAATGATCTGAACACGAATATAGTCTCACGCAGCAGCAGCCAAAACTTGGAAGATAAAAACAGGCCTAAACTAGAAAATTTTCTTGGTGTAAATCATCAAGAGCACAAAAATCAGCTTACTATGCATGAAGATTCAGCTTCAAATAATGGAAACAACGGTAACAAAATGGGAAATGCAGCAGTAGAATCTGTGCCAAGGCGATCTATTGACACATTCGGACAAAGAACTTCGATCTACCGAGGTGTAACAAG GCATAGATGGACAGGGAGATATGAAGCACATTTGTGGGATAATAGTTGCAGAAGAGAGGGACAAAGCCGGAAAGGAAGGCAAG TCTACTTAG GAGGTTATGACAACGAAGACAAAGCTGCTCGAGCTTATGATTTGTCAGCACTTAAATACTGGGGAACTACCACCACTACCAATTTTCCT ATTAGTAACTATGAGAAAGAAATTGAGGGCATGAAGAATATGACAAGGCAGGAATTTGTAGCATCAATTAGAAG AAAAAGCAGTGGATTCTCTCGTGGAGCATCCATTTATAGAGGAGTTACAAG ACACCATCAGCAAGGGAGATGGCAAGCAAGAATAGGTAGAGTTGCAGGCAACAAAGATCTCTATCTAGGCACTTTCA GCACTGAGGAGGAGGCTGCAGAGGCCTACGACGTCGCAGCAATCAAATTCCGTGGCCTGAGCGCAGTCACAAATTTTGAAGTTAACCGGTATGATGTGAAGAGCATACTTGAGAGCAGCACTCTCCCCATACGGGGCGCTGCAAAGCGCCTTAAAGACGCTGAAAATGCAGAGATGGCTATGGACCTTTACCGTGCCAGTGAGAAAAACTTGAACATGCACCTTACAGAGGGACAGATGAGTGGATTTGGGAGTGCCAACACCCATCAATGGCCGACCGTGGCATTCCAGCAATCTCAGCCTTTGAGCATGTACCCTTATGCTCATCAGATGCTGTGGTGCAAGCAGGAGCACGACCCCTACGTTGGTCacgcctacaacgagatcaACCATCAGCTTCACCTGGGAAACACACATAATTTCATGCAGCCGTCTCTTCTGCACAATATCACAGGGTTAGATTCCTCAAACATTGAGCAAAGCCCAGGTTCTAACAGCAATTCGTATGGGGATGGCAGCATGGTGCCAGCGGTGGGGGCGTTGATCGTTCAAGATGGTAATCAACGCCATGGCAATGGCTATTTTCTTGGAAATGATGAGGGGAAGTTTCTTGATTATGAGACCATGTTTAGATCAGCAGATGCACATAACCAGGCAAGAAATCTTCACCACCAATCTCAGGATCCATCATCAAATCTAGCAAAGGCTACCAATAATCTTTATGATCAAGGCTCAACTTCTACTACCAGGATTCCTTCTGTTGTCCCAACTGGCTTGGCAGCTGCAAGAGCAAAAAATGGGGCTGGGAATCAAGTGGCCTCGACTTTCAGTGTGGAACGACACATGAAGCTCGGCCTCACTGCTGCATGA
- the LOC121781053 gene encoding ycf20-like protein, which yields MDMILMQSISLVNERSEKPVVLPRQSCVCQNLIFMQNLKIQKLDSSCRNSSLSSRRRSGIAFALNTDGITDNNDQGSANGDNSVLGATRLGRIVSAGGKELLSKLNSARKNFPMKVFLLLLGFYTANALATILGQTGDWDVLVAGVVVAAIEGIGMLMYKKPMRTGRLQSLVVMINYWKAGICLGLFVDAFKLGS from the exons ATGGATATGATACTGATGCAGTCTATATCCCTCGTTAATGAAAGATCTGAGAAACCAGTTGTGCTTCCTAGGCAGAGTTGTGTCTGTCAAAATCTTATCTTTATGCAAAACTTAAAGATTCAGAAACTTGATTCATCTTGTAGAAACAG TTCATTGTCGAGTAGACGAAGAAGTGGTATAGCATTTGCATTGAATACTGATGGAATTACAGACAACAATGACCAAGGCAGCGCCAATGGAGACAACTCTGTTCTTGGCGCAACTCGTTTGGGGAGGATAGTTAGTGCAGGTGGTAAAGAGCTACTGAGTAAACTGAACTCCGCTAGAAAAAACTTCCCCATGAAGGTTTTTCTCCTGCTCCTGGGCTTCTACACGGCTAATGCTCTTGCAACGATCCTTGGCCAGACGGGCGACTGGGATGTGCTTGTAGCTGGTGTCGTAGTAGCTGCAATAGAGGGTATTGGCATGCTGATGTACAAAAAGCCCATGAGAACAGGGAGATTGCAATCTCTAGTGGTAATGATCAACTATTGGAAAGCTGGTATTTGCTTAGGCTTATTTGTTGATGCTTTTAAGTTAGGTAGTTGA
- the LOC121782946 gene encoding probable E3 ubiquitin-protein ligase ARI8 isoform X1 produces the protein MKKIGMESDDEMETAMMEDSCDDEDFYDGDGDTDPDSVVVSYDGLMDHDSDDFDDLSSSHPVYYHRSQNFIILNEDDIRQRQEESITQISTVLSISRVYASILLRHYNWSVSKVNDEWFADEEKVRKTVGLLESDTPLPGDQELTCGICFENYPRNRMRAVACGHPFCFGCWQGYIRTSINDGPGCLNLRCPDPSCGAAVGHDMVNELASKDDEQKYKRYVLRSFIEDSRKTKWCPAPGCDYAVDFTVDGGNFDVTCHCAHSFCWNCVEEAHRPVDCGTVSKWIMKNSAESENMNWILANSKPCPKCKRPIEKNQGCMHITCTPPCKFEFCWLCLGAWSEHGERTGGFYACNRYEVAKQEGVYDEAEKRREMAKNSLERYTHYYERWATNQSSRQRAIENLHQMQTVHLEKLSDKQRQPESQLKFIIEAWQQIVECRRVLKWTYAYGFYLNEQEIARKQFFEYLQGEAESGLERLHQCAEKEFQGYLNSEGPSQEFNEFRTKLAGLTSVTKNYFENLVRALENGLSDVDSHTVSSWAGSSQTEGGGSGKGRSGKGKGSTSKSSSSRDMDDSGHWSCEHCTYANVRSSTVCEMCQRHQ, from the exons ATGAAGAAGATAGGAATGGAATCAGATGATGAGATGGAAACGGCGATGATGGAAGATTCGTGCGACGACGAGGATTTCTACGACGGCGACGGAGATACCGACCCGGATAGCGTCGTTGTTAGTTACGACGGCTTGATGGACCACGACTCGGACGATTTCGATGATCTCTCCTCCTCTCACCCCGTATACTATCATAGGTCACAG AATTTCATCATTTTAAATGAAGATGATATACGGCAACGGCAAGAAGAAAGTATCACTCAAATTTCTACTGTCCTCTCAATTTCAAGGGTTTATGCTAGCATTTTGCTCCGCCATTATAACTG GAGTGTTAGTAAAGTGAATGATGAATGGTTTGCAGATGAAGAAAAGGTCCGCAAAACTGTTGGTTTGTTGGAGAGTGATACTCCCCTTCCTGGTGATCAAGAG CTAACTTGTGGGATCTGCTTTGAAAATTACCCGCGTAATAGAATGAGAGCTGTTGCCTGTGGCCATCCCTTTTGCTTTGGGTGTTGGCAAG GCTATATTAGAACATCCATTAATGATGGACCTGGATGTTTGAATCTGCGGTGTCCTGATCCATCTTGTGGTgcagctgttggccatgatatGGTGAATGAGTTGGCTTCAAAAGATGACGAACAGAAATATAAGCGCTACGTTTTGAGATCATTTATTGAAGATAGTAGGAAG ACAAAGTGGTGCCCAGCACCAGGCTGTGATTATGCTGTGGATTTTACTGTTGATGGTGGAAACTTTGATGTCACTTGCCATTGTGCACACAGTTTTTGCTGGAAC TGTGTTGAGGAAGCCCATCGTCCAGTTGATTGTGGAACTGTGTCCAAGTGGATAATGAAGAATAGTGCTGAGTCTGAGAATATGAATTG GATATTGGCTAATTCTAAACCTTGTCCCAAGTGCAAGCGGCCAATTGAGAAGAATCAAGGCTGCATGCACATTACATGCACACCACCATGTAAATTTGAGTTTTGTTG GTTATGCCTTGGCGCATGGTCAGAACACGGTGAAAGGACTGGTGGCTTCTATGCATGCAATCGTTATGAAGTAGCCAAGCAAGAAGGAGTG TACGATGAAGCTGAAAAACGAAGAGAGATGGCTAAAAATTCTTTAGAAAGATATACACATTATTATGAAAGATGGGCTACCAACCAATCG TCTAGGCAACGTGCAATTGAGAATCTACATCAGATGCAAACAGTACAT TTAGAGAAGCTAAGTGATAAGCAGCGCCAGCCTGAGTCCCAACTTAAGTTCATTATAGAGGCTTGGCAACAG ATTGTTGAATGTAGACGAGTCCTAAAATGGACCTATGCATAtggattttatttaaatgaGCAGGAAATTGCTAGGAAGCAGTTCTTTGAGTATCTACAAG GCGAGGCGGAGTCTGGTTTGGAACGGCTTCACCAGTGTGCAGAGAAGGAATTTCAGGGATACCTCAACTCTGAAGGTCCTTCACAAGAGTTCAATGAATTTAGAACAAAGTTGGCTGGGTTGACCAG TGTAACCAAGAATTACTTTGAGAACCTGGTCCGAGCTTTGGAAAACGGTCTATCCGATGTGGACTCTCACACTGTAAGCAGCTGGGCAGGCAGCTCGCAGACTGAGGGAGGAGGCAGTGGCAAAGGAAGATCCGGTAAGGGCAAGGGAAGTACATCCAAATCAAGTAGTTCCAGAGATATGGATGATTCCGGCCATTGGTCATGTGAACATTGCACCTACGCCAATGTAAGGTCTTCAACTGTCTGCGAGATGTGCCAACGCCACCAGTGA
- the LOC121782946 gene encoding probable E3 ubiquitin-protein ligase ARI8 isoform X2 produces the protein MKMIYGNGKKKVSLKFLLSSQFQGFMLAFCSAIITDEEKVRKTVGLLESDTPLPGDQELTCGICFENYPRNRMRAVACGHPFCFGCWQGYIRTSINDGPGCLNLRCPDPSCGAAVGHDMVNELASKDDEQKYKRYVLRSFIEDSRKTKWCPAPGCDYAVDFTVDGGNFDVTCHCAHSFCWNCVEEAHRPVDCGTVSKWIMKNSAESENMNWILANSKPCPKCKRPIEKNQGCMHITCTPPCKFEFCWLCLGAWSEHGERTGGFYACNRYEVAKQEGVYDEAEKRREMAKNSLERYTHYYERWATNQSSRQRAIENLHQMQTVHLEKLSDKQRQPESQLKFIIEAWQQIVECRRVLKWTYAYGFYLNEQEIARKQFFEYLQGEAESGLERLHQCAEKEFQGYLNSEGPSQEFNEFRTKLAGLTSVTKNYFENLVRALENGLSDVDSHTVSSWAGSSQTEGGGSGKGRSGKGKGSTSKSSSSRDMDDSGHWSCEHCTYANVRSSTVCEMCQRHQ, from the exons ATGAAGATGATATACGGCAACGGCAAGAAGAAAGTATCACTCAAATTTCTACTGTCCTCTCAATTTCAAGGGTTTATGCTAGCATTTTGCTCCGCCATTATAACTG ATGAAGAAAAGGTCCGCAAAACTGTTGGTTTGTTGGAGAGTGATACTCCCCTTCCTGGTGATCAAGAG CTAACTTGTGGGATCTGCTTTGAAAATTACCCGCGTAATAGAATGAGAGCTGTTGCCTGTGGCCATCCCTTTTGCTTTGGGTGTTGGCAAG GCTATATTAGAACATCCATTAATGATGGACCTGGATGTTTGAATCTGCGGTGTCCTGATCCATCTTGTGGTgcagctgttggccatgatatGGTGAATGAGTTGGCTTCAAAAGATGACGAACAGAAATATAAGCGCTACGTTTTGAGATCATTTATTGAAGATAGTAGGAAG ACAAAGTGGTGCCCAGCACCAGGCTGTGATTATGCTGTGGATTTTACTGTTGATGGTGGAAACTTTGATGTCACTTGCCATTGTGCACACAGTTTTTGCTGGAAC TGTGTTGAGGAAGCCCATCGTCCAGTTGATTGTGGAACTGTGTCCAAGTGGATAATGAAGAATAGTGCTGAGTCTGAGAATATGAATTG GATATTGGCTAATTCTAAACCTTGTCCCAAGTGCAAGCGGCCAATTGAGAAGAATCAAGGCTGCATGCACATTACATGCACACCACCATGTAAATTTGAGTTTTGTTG GTTATGCCTTGGCGCATGGTCAGAACACGGTGAAAGGACTGGTGGCTTCTATGCATGCAATCGTTATGAAGTAGCCAAGCAAGAAGGAGTG TACGATGAAGCTGAAAAACGAAGAGAGATGGCTAAAAATTCTTTAGAAAGATATACACATTATTATGAAAGATGGGCTACCAACCAATCG TCTAGGCAACGTGCAATTGAGAATCTACATCAGATGCAAACAGTACAT TTAGAGAAGCTAAGTGATAAGCAGCGCCAGCCTGAGTCCCAACTTAAGTTCATTATAGAGGCTTGGCAACAG ATTGTTGAATGTAGACGAGTCCTAAAATGGACCTATGCATAtggattttatttaaatgaGCAGGAAATTGCTAGGAAGCAGTTCTTTGAGTATCTACAAG GCGAGGCGGAGTCTGGTTTGGAACGGCTTCACCAGTGTGCAGAGAAGGAATTTCAGGGATACCTCAACTCTGAAGGTCCTTCACAAGAGTTCAATGAATTTAGAACAAAGTTGGCTGGGTTGACCAG TGTAACCAAGAATTACTTTGAGAACCTGGTCCGAGCTTTGGAAAACGGTCTATCCGATGTGGACTCTCACACTGTAAGCAGCTGGGCAGGCAGCTCGCAGACTGAGGGAGGAGGCAGTGGCAAAGGAAGATCCGGTAAGGGCAAGGGAAGTACATCCAAATCAAGTAGTTCCAGAGATATGGATGATTCCGGCCATTGGTCATGTGAACATTGCACCTACGCCAATGTAAGGTCTTCAACTGTCTGCGAGATGTGCCAACGCCACCAGTGA